In the genome of Vicia villosa cultivar HV-30 ecotype Madison, WI linkage group LG7, Vvil1.0, whole genome shotgun sequence, one region contains:
- the LOC131617325 gene encoding (-)-germacrene D synthase-like, with amino-acid sequence MSSVDYSTNPDANSNLQRNLADFHPNVWGEYFIQFASESMELDPNIVAQIDALKGEVGKMILSKTKKPIEKVKLIDSICRLGVSYHFEHEIDKVMHHIFKSCAENGEIILEDDVCSIAVLFRVLRQHGFHVSPNVFTKLKDEQGYFNKKLISDVEGMLSLYEASHMMIHGEDILEEVLAFTSTNLESVATQSSHPLAARIKYTLKQAIHKNFPRLEARRYISIYEEDPFHDEILLTLAKRDFNLLQTLHQKEFGNLCKWWKELDIPTNLQFARDRIVEMCFWVLAMYFEPQYSQARKMTTKLGAILSIVDDTYDAYGTIDELELFSKAIKRWDISNFDHLPDYMKLIYITVLKALEEIEQEVTKEGRLYTLKYYIKEFQMVVHAYMTEARWLNSNYVPTIEEYLNISKITCCQSLLITSSYIGMGNTATEDKFIWVSKKPKMVDAVATVCRLMDELVTNEFEHEREHVCSLLDCIMKQKDVSKEAATEECKKRLANAWKDINEECLMPTDVPMPFMTRAINLSRFMDVVYKDKDNYTHSEGLMKSYIKSVLVDQVPI; translated from the exons ATGTCTTCTGTTGATTACTCCACTAATCCTGATGCCAATTCCAACTTACAAAGAAATCTGGCTGATTTTCACCCTAACGTTTGGGGAGAATATTTCATTCAATTTGCTTCTGAGTCTATG GAACTTGATCCGAATATCGTAGCACAGATTGATGCATTAAAAGGTGAAGTGGGAAAGATGATTCTCTCAAAAACTAAAAAGCCAATAGAAAAAGTCAAGTTAATTGATTCAATATGTCGTTTGGGTGTGAGCTATCATTTTGAACATGAGATTGATAAAGTTATGCATCATATTTTCAAGAGTTGTGCTGAAAATGGAGAAATAATTCTTGAAGACGATGTTTGCTCTATTGCTGTGCTCTTTAGGGTTTTGAGGCAACATGGATTTCATGTTTCACCAA ATGTGTTCACCAAACTCAAGGATGAGCAAGGATATTTCAATAAAAAACTTATCTCCGATGTTGAAGGGATGTTAAGCTTGTATGAAGCATCACATATGATGATTCATGGAGAGGATATTTTAGAAGAAGTGTTGGCTTTCACTTCCACCAACCTTGAATCCGTTGCTACCCAATCAAGCCATCCTCTTGCAGCGCGAATTAAATATACTTTAAAGCAGGCTATTCATAAGAACTTTCCTAGGCTAGAGGCACGACGTTACATTTCTATCTATGAGGAAGATCCTTTCCATGATGAAATTTTACTCACTTTGGCAAAACGAGATTTTAATTTGCTCCAAACCCTACATCAAAAAGAATTTGGAAACCTCTGCAA GTGGTGGAAGGAGTTGGATATCCCTACCAACTTACAATTTGCACGAGATAGAATTGTGGAAATGTGCTTTTGGGTGTTGGCTATGTATTTTGAGCCACAATATTCTCAAGCAAGGAAAATGACTACAAAATTAGGTGCCATATTATCAATAGTTGATGATACATATGATGCGTACGGAACGATTGATGAATTAGAACTTTTTTCCAAAGCAATTAAAAG GTGGGATATTAGCAACTTTGACCATCTTCCAGATTATatgaaattaatttatataacagTTTTGAAGGCTTTGGAAGAAATAGAACAAGAAGTGACTAAAGAAGGAAGACTCTATACCCTTAAATATTACATAAAAGAA TTCCAAATGGTAGTCCATGCATATATGACTGAAGCTAGATGGCTCAATAGTAACTATGTACCAACAATAGAAGAGTACTTGAACATTTCAAAAATAACATGTTGTCAGTCATTATTGATAACAAGTTCTTACATTGGCATGGGTAACACAGCCACAGAGGACAAATTCATTTGGGTTTCAAAGAAGCCTAAAATGGTTGATGCCGTTGCTACTGTTTGTAGGCTAATGGATGAACTCGTAACCAACGAG TTTGAACATGAAAGAGAACATGTTTGCTCGTTGTTGGATTGCATTATGAAGCAAAAAGATGTGTCTAAAGAAGCTGCTACCGAAGAATGTAAAAAGAGACTTGCAAATGCTTGGAAAGATATAAATGAGGAATGTCTAATGCCAACTGATGTTCCAATGCCTTTTATGACTCGTGCTATCAATCTTTCACGTTTTATGGATGTTGTTTACAAAGATAAAGATAACTACACACATTCAGAAGGTTTAATGAAGTCATACATCAAAAGTGTGCTAGTGGATCAAGTTCCAATTTAa
- the LOC131620656 gene encoding uncharacterized protein LOC131620656, whose protein sequence is MCGSTMNAHTVKKMNLIETIVATPSVDHEILTRKAPALADFELFFKNEHPNIVVSYLKLCKEEGSAYDPVWISNKELLIIADQVPEKEEKKKKKKRKQDQQEGRKDKKEKKEEQKEVNQEKEEEKKEEKKEEKKEKKRKTVGDGPSKPQKKKKKSPGITISEPVSVPVLISKPISTEALPEKLLKKAPEIPPQTTKISNPPSSASLKSKGKQPMLDSEQILDPKPLNTIFPDEDIFVSAQPQPPPYESQLQPSDPQHVDTPVFFHLSSPESSFSESFIRLMHSLKPYNPSSDPIVVVFESDNEDESSIQPSSSNTSLFDRVSDPYSIS, encoded by the coding sequence ATGTGTGGAAGTACCATGAATGCCCACACTGTGAAAAAGATGAATCTTATTGAGACAATTGTTGCTACTCCCAGCGTGGATCATGAAATCTTGACCAGAAAGGCTCCTGCTCTGGCTGattttgaactgtttttcaaaaaTGAGCATCCTAACATTGTTGTTAGCTATCTGAAACTATGTAAAGAGGAAGGATCTGCGTATGATCCTGTGTGGATAAGCAACAAAGAGCTTCTCATTATAGCTGACCAAGTACcagaaaaagaggaaaagaaaaagaagaagaaaagaaagcaagACCAGCAAGAAGGAAGGAAagataagaaggaaaagaaagaagagcaGAAAGAAGTTaatcaagaaaaggaagaagagaagaaagaagagaagaaggaagaaaagaaggagaaaaagagaaagactgTTGGTGATGGACCTTCCAagcctcagaagaagaagaagaaatctcCAGGTATTACTATTTCTGAGCCTGTTTCTGTTCCTGTTTTAATATCTAAACCTATATCAACAGAAGCTCTACCAGAAAAATTACTAAAAAAAGCCCCAGAAATTCCTCCTCAAACCACCAAAATTTCTAACCCTCCATCTTCTGCTTCCCTCAAGTCTAAAGGAAAACAACCTATGCTTGATTCTGAACAAATTCTTGATCCAAAACCTTTAAACACCatcttcccagatgaagatattttTGTTTCTGCTCAACCTCAACCCCCACCTTATGAATCTCAACTTCAACCTTCTGACCCCCAACATGTTGACACTCCAGTGTTCTTCCACCTCTCCTCTCCAGAATCATCATTTTCTGAATCTTTCATTCGCCTCATGCACTCTCTTAAACCCTATAATCCATCTTCCGACCCCATTGTTGTAGTCTTTGAATCAGACAATGAAGATGAATCGTCTATTcaaccatcctcttcaaacacttctttgTTTGATAGAGTTTCTGACCCTTACTCCATCTCTTAA